One window of Novosphingobium sp. 9U genomic DNA carries:
- a CDS encoding pyridoxal-dependent decarboxylase, exosortase A system-associated, whose amino-acid sequence MKPLGPIPAGYESVDGVLAVAGRPVTEWVEEAGETPLFLYSADLIRTRVAQLRAAMPERLALHYAVKANPFGPVLELFSGLVDGFDIASGGELALVQAAGIPSARVSFAGPGKRDRELEAAIAAGVTLNLESEAEARRALAIGETLGTTPRLAIRVNPSFDLKGSGMKMGGGAKQFGIDAERVPALAREITGAGAEWRGFHIFAGSQALDASAVADTQAQAIALAAQLTRESGVPLPHCNLGGGMGIPYFPGDVPVDVALVGERLAEQFAALPDELRETEFCIELGRYLVGEAGVYITRIVDRKVSHGEVFLVTDGGLHHQLAASGNFGTVVRRNYPVAIATRYEAAVEEEASVVGCLCTPLDRLADKAGLPHAEAGDLVAVFCAGAYGASASPSAFLGQGAAMEMLV is encoded by the coding sequence ATGAAGCCGCTAGGGCCGATTCCGGCAGGCTACGAGAGCGTAGATGGCGTGCTGGCCGTCGCCGGTCGGCCGGTGACCGAATGGGTGGAGGAGGCCGGCGAGACACCGCTGTTCCTCTACTCCGCCGACCTGATCCGCACGCGCGTTGCCCAGCTGCGCGCGGCCATGCCCGAGCGGCTGGCGCTGCACTATGCGGTGAAGGCCAATCCGTTCGGGCCGGTGCTGGAGCTGTTCTCCGGACTGGTGGACGGGTTCGACATCGCCTCTGGAGGGGAACTCGCACTGGTGCAGGCGGCTGGGATACCTTCCGCGCGCGTCAGCTTCGCAGGGCCTGGCAAGCGCGATCGCGAGCTGGAAGCCGCCATCGCTGCAGGCGTGACGCTCAACCTGGAGAGCGAGGCCGAGGCGCGGCGCGCACTGGCCATCGGCGAGACGCTGGGCACGACACCGCGGCTGGCGATCCGCGTCAATCCCTCGTTCGACCTTAAGGGCTCGGGCATGAAGATGGGCGGCGGGGCGAAGCAGTTCGGCATCGATGCCGAGCGGGTGCCTGCGCTCGCGCGCGAGATCACTGGCGCCGGAGCCGAATGGCGTGGCTTCCACATCTTCGCCGGCAGCCAAGCGCTCGATGCCTCCGCGGTCGCCGACACGCAGGCGCAGGCGATCGCGTTGGCAGCGCAGCTGACGCGAGAAAGCGGCGTGCCGCTGCCGCACTGCAACCTGGGCGGAGGCATGGGCATCCCCTACTTTCCAGGCGACGTGCCGGTCGACGTCGCCCTCGTGGGCGAGCGATTGGCCGAGCAGTTCGCCGCTCTGCCCGATGAACTGCGCGAGACCGAGTTCTGCATTGAACTGGGCCGCTATCTCGTAGGCGAGGCAGGCGTCTACATCACGCGCATCGTCGACCGCAAAGTGAGCCATGGCGAGGTGTTCCTGGTCACCGACGGCGGCCTGCACCACCAGCTGGCGGCTTCGGGCAACTTCGGCACTGTGGTTCGGCGCAACTACCCCGTCGCGATCGCGACACGCTACGAGGCCGCGGTCGAGGAAGAAGCTAGCGTCGTCGGCTGCCTGTGCACCCCCCTCGACCGCCTGGCCGACAAGGCCGGGCTCCCGCATGCCGAAGCCGGCGATCTCGTCGCGGTCTTCTGCGCCGGGGCGTATGGCGCGAGCGCGAGTCCCTCGGCGTTTCTGGGGCAGGGTGCGGCTATGGAGATGCTGGTTTAA